A stretch of the Salvelinus fontinalis isolate EN_2023a chromosome 22, ASM2944872v1, whole genome shotgun sequence genome encodes the following:
- the LOC129820102 gene encoding terminal nucleotidyltransferase 4A-like isoform X2: MDPRLAWNQPEQKGPANALWMRIWEISQVRATSGQHHNNQKHNLCVNYPALDVYKNVAALSNSICSSSHHCISNRTTSNHGTAFSSYGPTLPKGNVQNILTQSNANGNSVTTDLLGDSGMPQKTESGTDSPSSNCSLGRTCGGNVTGNSNKNPGVANLFFSFSESMHNNVNQYHHQRHHQDHPQYNFQHNCVKRHPPSPVNNHTHHPGRRKSDNKASTYGINYLLSNWTNDNHVSSGTGTPWKTRKYSPGVDGLHEEMVDFYNFMSPQPEEASMRKEVVNRIETVIKELWPTADVQIFGSFSTGLYLPTSDIDLVVFGKWERPPLQQLEQALRKHNVAEPISIKVLDKATVPIIKLTDQETDVKVDISFNVETGVKAALFIKDYTKRYPVLPYLIFVLKQFLLQRDLSEVFTGGISSYCLILMVISFLQLHPRIDASSPNINLGILLIEFFELYGRHFNYLKTGIRVKNGGAYMAKEDMTKVLTNGYRPSMLCIEDPLMPGNDVGRSSYGAMQVKQVFDYAYIVLGHAVSPLARSYPNKDIDSTLGRIIKVTQEVIDYREWIMTKWGGRHLARMESRGSVLEQDPARCVLGLGVEEQNSSVSPHSADSPMSLSSPHQHSSVSPQSADSPMSLSSPHQHSSVSPHSADSPMSLSSPHQHSSVSPHSADSPMSLSSPHQNSSASSVSSLSGSDNDSDSTPCPGRPPALPPYTLQSLGMTLPLGLALGKPGINQQHLIMSPGSQACMSLPSGLTMHSLPVRQNGPKFHVKGFHNPAVVHSPALANRAHTHPLTHAHTHSHTQYRNTWRRRKRDSLPVSLSR, encoded by the exons ATGGATCCGAGGCTGGCTTGGAATCAGCCCGAGCAGAAAGGACCTGCGAACGCATTATGGATGCGAATCTGGGAGATTTCTCAGGTACGAGCGACCTCCGGTCAGCATCATAATAATCAGAAACACAACCTGTGTGTGAATTATCCAGCGTTGGACGTTTATAAAAATGTTGCGGCATTGAGCAATAGCATTTGCAGCAGTAGCCATCACTGTATTTCAAACCGCACTACTTCTAATCACGGCACTGCATTTTCCTCCTACGGGCCAACGTTACCCAAAGGCAACGTACAGAACATATTGACTCAGTCCAACGCGAACGGTAACAGTGTAACGACAGATTTGTTGGGAGACAGTGGAATGCCCCAAAAGACGGAATCTGGAACGGACAGTCCATCTTCGAACTGCTCGTTGGGAAGGACTTGCGGTGGCAATGTAACGGGAAATAGTAATAAAAATCCTGGAGTTGCCAATCTGTTTTTTAGCTTCAGTGAAAGCATGCATAATAATGTCAACCAATACCACCACCAAAGACATCATCAGGATCACCCTCAGTACAATTTCCAACATAATTGTGTGAAGCGTCACCCGCCATCACCCGTAAATAACCACACTCACCATCCAGGCCGAAGGAAAAGTGACAACAAGGCGAGCACCTATGGGATTAATTACTTGCTTTCTAACTGGACTAATGACAACCATGTTAGCTCGGGGACTGGAACTCCTTGGAAGACGAGGAAATACAGCCCCGGTGTTGATGG TCTCCATGAGGAGATGGTGGACTTCTACAACTTCATGTCTCCCCAACCCGAGGAGGCTTCTATGAGGAAGGAGGTGGTCAACAGAATCGAGACGGTCATCAAGGAGCTGTGGCCTACTGCCGac gtGCAGATATTTGGCAGCTTcagcactggactctacctacccACAAG TGACATAGACCTGGTGGTGTTTGGGAAGTGGGAACGCCCTCCGTTGCAGCAATTGGAACAGGCCCTCCGGAAACACAACGTGGCGGAACCTATCTCCATCAAAGTGCTGGACAAAGCTACG GTGCCAATCATCAAGCTGACTGACCAGGAGACAGACGTCAAAGTGGACATCAGCTTCAATGTGGAGACGGGAGTCAAAGCTGCTCTCTTCATCAAGGACTACACAAAG AGGTATCCCGTGCTGCCTTACCTGATCTTTGTGCTGAAGCAGTTTCTGCTCCAGAGAGATCTCAGCGAGGTGTTCACTGGAGGAATCAGCTCCTACTGCCTCATCCTGATGGTCATTAGCTTCCTCCAG ctcCACCCAAGAATTGACGCCAGTAGCCCCAACATCAACCTTGGCATCCTGCTGATTGAGTTCTTTGAGCTGTACGGCCGCCATTTTAACTATCTGAAGACGGGCATCCGCGTCAAGAACGGAGGGGCCTACATGGCCAAGGAGGACATGACGAAGGTTCTGACCAACGGCTACAGACCCTCCATGCTCTGTATAGAGGATCCACTgatgccag gtaaCGACGTTGGCAGGAGTTCGTACGGAGCCATGCAAGTCAAGCAGGTGTTTGACTACGCTTACATCGTCCTTGGTCACGCCGTGTCACCGCTAGCACGCTCCTACCCCAATAAGGACATCGACAG CACTTTGGGGAGGATAATCAAGGTGACCCAGGAAGTGATTGACTACAGGGAGTGGATCATGACGAAGTGGGGAGGAAGGCACCTCGCCCGCATGGAGAGCCGGG GTTCTGTCTTGGAGCAGGACCCAGCACGGTGTGTGTTGGGTTTAGGTGTGGAGGAACAGAACTCCTCAGTCTCCCCTCACAGTGCAGACTCCCCCATGTCCCTGTCCAGTCCTCACCAACACTCCTCAGTCTCCCCTCAAAGTGCAGACTCCCCCATGTCCCTGTCCAGTCCTCACCAACACTCCTCAGTCTCCCCTCACAGTGCAGACTCCCCCATGTCCCTGTCCAGTCCTCACCAACACTCCTCAGTCTCCCCTCACAGTGCAGACTCCCCCATGTCCCTGTCCAGTCCTCACCAGAACTCCTCAGCCTCCTCGGTCTCCTCTCTGTCCGGGTCAGACAAC GACTCTGATTCGACGCCATGCCCTGGCCGCCCTCCGGCACTGCCCCCCTACACCCTCCAGTCTCTGGGTATGACTCTACCCCTGGGCCTGGCACTGGGCAAGCCTGGCATCAACCAGCAGCACCTCATCATGTCCCCTGGCTCACAG GCATGTATGTCTTTGCCCAGTGGCCTGACGATGCACTCCTTACCTGTCAGACAG aatggtcCTAAGTTTCACGTGAAAGGCTTCCACAATCCAGCTGTGGTCCACAGTCCCGCCCTGGCCAACCGCGCCCACACGCACCCTctcacacacgcccacacacactcacacacgcagtaCCGCAACACCTGGCGCCGTCGGAAGAGGGACAGCCTGCCAGTAAGCCTGAGCAGATAA
- the LOC129820102 gene encoding terminal nucleotidyltransferase 4A-like isoform X1, translating to MDPRLAWNQPEQKGPANALWMRIWEISQVRATSGQHHNNQKHNLCVNYPALDVYKNVAALSNSICSSSHHCISNRTTSNHGTAFSSYGPTLPKGNVQNILTQSNANGNSVTTDLLGDSGMPQKTESGTDSPSSNCSLGRTCGGNVTGNSNKNPGVANLFFSFSESMHNNVNQYHHQRHHQDHPQYNFQHNCVKRHPPSPVNNHTHHPGRRKSDNKASTYGINYLLSNWTNDNHVSSGTGTPWKTRKYSPGVDGLHEEMVDFYNFMSPQPEEASMRKEVVNRIETVIKELWPTADVQIFGSFSTGLYLPTSDIDLVVFGKWERPPLQQLEQALRKHNVAEPISIKVLDKATVPIIKLTDQETDVKVDISFNVETGVKAALFIKDYTKRYPVLPYLIFVLKQFLLQRDLSEVFTGGISSYCLILMVISFLQLHPRIDASSPNINLGILLIEFFELYGRHFNYLKTGIRVKNGGAYMAKEDMTKVLTNGYRPSMLCIEDPLMPGNDVGRSSYGAMQVKQVFDYAYIVLGHAVSPLARSYPNKDIDSTLGRIIKVTQEVIDYREWIMTKWGGRHLARMESRGSVLEQDPARCVLGLGVEEQNSSVSPHSADSPMSLSSPHQHSSVSPQSADSPMSLSSPHQHSSVSPHSADSPMSLSSPHQHSSVSPHSADSPMSLSSPHQNSSASSVSSLSGSDNDSDSTPCPGRPPALPPYTLQSLGMTLPLGLALGKPGINQQHLIMSPGSQACMSLPSGLTMHSLPVRQVGIDMTPPTHHPAHHNPHVPSNPQPLSSPHPTSYTHQNGPKFHVKGFHNPAVVHSPALANRAHTHPLTHAHTHSHTQYRNTWRRRKRDSLPVSLSR from the exons ATGGATCCGAGGCTGGCTTGGAATCAGCCCGAGCAGAAAGGACCTGCGAACGCATTATGGATGCGAATCTGGGAGATTTCTCAGGTACGAGCGACCTCCGGTCAGCATCATAATAATCAGAAACACAACCTGTGTGTGAATTATCCAGCGTTGGACGTTTATAAAAATGTTGCGGCATTGAGCAATAGCATTTGCAGCAGTAGCCATCACTGTATTTCAAACCGCACTACTTCTAATCACGGCACTGCATTTTCCTCCTACGGGCCAACGTTACCCAAAGGCAACGTACAGAACATATTGACTCAGTCCAACGCGAACGGTAACAGTGTAACGACAGATTTGTTGGGAGACAGTGGAATGCCCCAAAAGACGGAATCTGGAACGGACAGTCCATCTTCGAACTGCTCGTTGGGAAGGACTTGCGGTGGCAATGTAACGGGAAATAGTAATAAAAATCCTGGAGTTGCCAATCTGTTTTTTAGCTTCAGTGAAAGCATGCATAATAATGTCAACCAATACCACCACCAAAGACATCATCAGGATCACCCTCAGTACAATTTCCAACATAATTGTGTGAAGCGTCACCCGCCATCACCCGTAAATAACCACACTCACCATCCAGGCCGAAGGAAAAGTGACAACAAGGCGAGCACCTATGGGATTAATTACTTGCTTTCTAACTGGACTAATGACAACCATGTTAGCTCGGGGACTGGAACTCCTTGGAAGACGAGGAAATACAGCCCCGGTGTTGATGG TCTCCATGAGGAGATGGTGGACTTCTACAACTTCATGTCTCCCCAACCCGAGGAGGCTTCTATGAGGAAGGAGGTGGTCAACAGAATCGAGACGGTCATCAAGGAGCTGTGGCCTACTGCCGac gtGCAGATATTTGGCAGCTTcagcactggactctacctacccACAAG TGACATAGACCTGGTGGTGTTTGGGAAGTGGGAACGCCCTCCGTTGCAGCAATTGGAACAGGCCCTCCGGAAACACAACGTGGCGGAACCTATCTCCATCAAAGTGCTGGACAAAGCTACG GTGCCAATCATCAAGCTGACTGACCAGGAGACAGACGTCAAAGTGGACATCAGCTTCAATGTGGAGACGGGAGTCAAAGCTGCTCTCTTCATCAAGGACTACACAAAG AGGTATCCCGTGCTGCCTTACCTGATCTTTGTGCTGAAGCAGTTTCTGCTCCAGAGAGATCTCAGCGAGGTGTTCACTGGAGGAATCAGCTCCTACTGCCTCATCCTGATGGTCATTAGCTTCCTCCAG ctcCACCCAAGAATTGACGCCAGTAGCCCCAACATCAACCTTGGCATCCTGCTGATTGAGTTCTTTGAGCTGTACGGCCGCCATTTTAACTATCTGAAGACGGGCATCCGCGTCAAGAACGGAGGGGCCTACATGGCCAAGGAGGACATGACGAAGGTTCTGACCAACGGCTACAGACCCTCCATGCTCTGTATAGAGGATCCACTgatgccag gtaaCGACGTTGGCAGGAGTTCGTACGGAGCCATGCAAGTCAAGCAGGTGTTTGACTACGCTTACATCGTCCTTGGTCACGCCGTGTCACCGCTAGCACGCTCCTACCCCAATAAGGACATCGACAG CACTTTGGGGAGGATAATCAAGGTGACCCAGGAAGTGATTGACTACAGGGAGTGGATCATGACGAAGTGGGGAGGAAGGCACCTCGCCCGCATGGAGAGCCGGG GTTCTGTCTTGGAGCAGGACCCAGCACGGTGTGTGTTGGGTTTAGGTGTGGAGGAACAGAACTCCTCAGTCTCCCCTCACAGTGCAGACTCCCCCATGTCCCTGTCCAGTCCTCACCAACACTCCTCAGTCTCCCCTCAAAGTGCAGACTCCCCCATGTCCCTGTCCAGTCCTCACCAACACTCCTCAGTCTCCCCTCACAGTGCAGACTCCCCCATGTCCCTGTCCAGTCCTCACCAACACTCCTCAGTCTCCCCTCACAGTGCAGACTCCCCCATGTCCCTGTCCAGTCCTCACCAGAACTCCTCAGCCTCCTCGGTCTCCTCTCTGTCCGGGTCAGACAAC GACTCTGATTCGACGCCATGCCCTGGCCGCCCTCCGGCACTGCCCCCCTACACCCTCCAGTCTCTGGGTATGACTCTACCCCTGGGCCTGGCACTGGGCAAGCCTGGCATCAACCAGCAGCACCTCATCATGTCCCCTGGCTCACAG GCATGTATGTCTTTGCCCAGTGGCCTGACGATGCACTCCTTACCTGTCAGACAGGTGGGTATAGACATGACCccccctacccaccaccctgccCACCATAACCCTCATGTTCCATCCAACCCCCAGCCTCTGTCCAGCCCCCACCCCACCAGCTACACACACCAG aatggtcCTAAGTTTCACGTGAAAGGCTTCCACAATCCAGCTGTGGTCCACAGTCCCGCCCTGGCCAACCGCGCCCACACGCACCCTctcacacacgcccacacacactcacacacgcagtaCCGCAACACCTGGCGCCGTCGGAAGAGGGACAGCCTGCCAGTAAGCCTGAGCAGATAA
- the srd5a1 gene encoding 3-oxo-5-alpha-steroid 4-dehydrogenase 1 — protein MDSILLKLFASDTEELYVLDCLAYFMIFMAACTFITLLFENVPYGRYATSRYGFPVNVKFAWFVQELPAFLVPLCLVLWTSAAKTTHLPNQLLLVMYFCHYVQRSLIYPFLIRGGKSTPFASFALAFVFCIYNGYMQVRYLSHYAEYSADWVTSPCFITGSALWLVGWLVNVHSDHILRNLRKPGETGYKIPTGGLFEYVSGANFFGEITEWAGFALAAHSVHSTSFSIFTLIVLASRAFAHHRWYLQKFEDYPKSRKALIPFVL, from the exons ATGGACAGTATTCTTTTAAAGCTTTTCGCCTCCGACACAGAAGAGTTGTATGTTTTGGACTGCCTGGCATACTTCATGATTTTCATGGCTGCTTGTACCTTCATAACTTTACTCTTTGAAAATGTCCCCTATGGCAGATACGCAACAAGCAGATATGGATTCCCCGTCAACGTCAAATTCGCCTGGTTCGTGCAGGAACTACCTGCTTTTCTGGTGCCACTGTGCCTTGTGCTGTGGACTTCTGCTGCGAAAACCACTCATCTTCCCAATCAGTTACTGCTGGTCATGTACTTCTGCCACTATGTGCAAAG ATCTCTCATCTATCCATTTTTAATTCGTGGAGGGAAATCTACACCGTTTGCATCGTTCGCCTTGGCCTTTGTGTTCTGCATCTATAATGGCTACATGCAGGTCAGATACCTGAGCCACTATGCAGAGTACTCTGCTGATTGGGTTACCAGCCCTTGCTTTATCACAG GCTCTGCGCTgtggttggtgggttggttggtGAACGTTCACTCAGACCACATCCTGAGGAACCTACGGAAGCCTGGAGAGACCGGCTACAAGATACCAACAG GTGGGCTGTTTGAGTATGTGTCTGGAGCAAACTTCTTTGGCGAGATAACAGAGTGGGCGGGATTTGCCCTGGCGGCTCATTCTGTCCACAGCACATCCTTCTCCATCTTCACTCTCATTGTTCTTGCCAGCAGAGCCTTCGCTCACCACag GTGGTACCTTCAGAAATTCGAAGACTACCCCAAATCCAGGAAGGCATTGATACCATTTGTATTATAA